One genomic region from Rhodococcus sp. SBT000017 encodes:
- a CDS encoding IS110 family transposase, translated as MIFVGDDWAEDHHDIHVMDADGKRLTSRRLPEGLAGISGFHDVIASYAQAPAEVVVGIETDRGLWVSALAAAGYTVYAVNPLAAARYRDRHHVSGAKSDAGDAKLLADLVRTDRHNHRTIAGDSTSAEAIKVLARGHQNLIWSRNRQTNALRSSLREYYPAALEAFDSLHHGDAVAVLSRAASPAEASHLSAATIRSILKKAGRQRNIESRAEEIRVALRTDHLTAPPPVAAAFAATTRSAVALIAELNRQIVDLEAQLTRHFETHPDAAIYLSLPGIGVILGARVLGEFGDDVARYTNAKSRKNYAGTSPLTVASGKKRAVLARHIRNRRLYDAIDQWAFCALNQSPGARAFYDHHRAAGDLHHQALRALGNRLVGLLHGCLRHHTEYDEHTAWAHRTGQQPAAA; from the coding sequence ATGATTTTTGTTGGAGACGACTGGGCGGAGGATCACCACGACATCCACGTGATGGACGCCGACGGGAAACGGTTGACCTCACGCCGATTACCCGAAGGACTGGCGGGTATCAGTGGGTTTCACGATGTGATTGCCTCGTACGCCCAGGCGCCCGCCGAGGTCGTCGTCGGCATCGAGACCGATCGCGGCTTGTGGGTGTCTGCTCTGGCCGCGGCCGGATACACCGTGTACGCGGTCAATCCGCTCGCTGCTGCGCGCTACCGAGACCGCCACCATGTCTCGGGTGCAAAATCCGACGCCGGCGACGCCAAACTCTTGGCCGACCTCGTGCGCACCGACAGGCACAACCACCGCACCATCGCCGGCGACTCGACCTCGGCCGAGGCGATCAAAGTATTGGCCCGCGGACATCAGAATCTGATCTGGTCCCGTAACCGGCAGACCAACGCGTTGCGCTCGTCCTTGCGCGAGTACTACCCCGCCGCACTCGAGGCCTTCGACAGTCTTCATCACGGCGACGCCGTCGCGGTGCTCTCGCGTGCCGCCTCGCCCGCCGAAGCATCTCACCTGAGCGCAGCGACGATCCGATCGATCCTGAAAAAAGCTGGGAGACAACGCAATATCGAATCACGCGCTGAAGAAATTCGCGTTGCATTGCGTACCGACCATCTCACGGCACCACCTCCTGTTGCCGCTGCGTTCGCCGCCACCACCCGCTCGGCGGTGGCGCTGATCGCGGAGTTGAACCGTCAGATCGTCGACCTCGAAGCCCAACTGACCCGCCATTTTGAAACACACCCGGACGCCGCTATCTACCTCTCCCTGCCAGGAATCGGTGTCATCCTCGGCGCCCGGGTGCTCGGTGAATTCGGCGACGACGTCGCCCGCTACACCAACGCCAAGTCTCGCAAGAATTACGCCGGTACGTCACCCCTGACAGTTGCGTCGGGCAAGAAGCGGGCCGTACTGGCTCGTCATATCCGCAACCGGCGGCTCTACGATGCCATCGACCAGTGGGCGTTCTGCGCCCTCAACCAGAGTCCGGGCGCACGCGCGTTCTACGACCACCACCGCGCTGCCGGAGACCTCCACCACCAAGCGCTCCGCGCACTCGGCAACAGACTTGTCGGGCTCCTGCACGGGTGCCTACGTCACCACACCGAATACGACGAACACACCGCTTGGGCACACCGCACCGGGCAACAACCAGCCGCAGCTTGA
- a CDS encoding helix-turn-helix transcriptional regulator, which produces MPVEDGSFAARLNKLFDTVHPPGRRPHTNAEVAQGLADAGHRISKPYISQLRSGHRTNPSEETVTALARFFKVRADYFYDPVYQDAVDRDLEMLAQLRNQGLRRLSARAFDLSDESQSLLTSMAEKLRASEGLPAVPPDSTP; this is translated from the coding sequence GTGCCGGTCGAAGACGGATCGTTCGCGGCCAGGTTGAACAAGCTGTTCGACACGGTCCATCCACCGGGACGTCGGCCTCACACCAATGCCGAGGTCGCACAGGGGCTGGCCGACGCGGGCCATCGCATCTCCAAACCGTATATTTCGCAGCTTCGATCCGGACACAGGACCAACCCGTCGGAGGAGACCGTGACAGCGTTGGCGCGGTTCTTCAAGGTACGGGCGGATTATTTCTACGACCCGGTCTATCAGGATGCGGTCGATCGCGATCTCGAAATGCTCGCGCAATTGCGGAATCAGGGCCTGCGGCGACTGTCGGCACGCGCATTCGACCTGTCCGACGAATCGCAGAGCCTGCTGACCTCGATGGCCGAAAAGCTACGCGCAAGCGAAGGATTGCCCGCGGTGCCACCGGACAGCACCCCGTAG
- a CDS encoding ImmA/IrrE family metallo-endopeptidase: MTRSHRRISAAVDVVCEIAADADRSTLDGVIEAIARERRRPIVIEGAVLPPGVCGQRRAYPDRDVIVIGIDLPNYDRTLAHELGHIVFRHDGIPVESSLRAVSEELLAYLLSERTLQSAVVDGADNDDEWEAEAFAGQLLQRLRRANTRGAARSIVSFDQALG; encoded by the coding sequence GTGACGCGCTCACACCGTCGGATCTCGGCGGCCGTGGACGTGGTCTGCGAAATTGCAGCGGATGCCGATCGGTCCACGCTCGACGGCGTGATCGAGGCGATCGCCCGCGAACGCAGGCGGCCGATCGTCATCGAGGGCGCAGTCCTGCCGCCGGGGGTGTGTGGGCAGCGCCGCGCCTACCCCGATCGCGATGTGATCGTGATCGGTATAGACCTTCCGAATTACGATCGCACGCTTGCCCACGAACTGGGCCACATCGTCTTTCGGCACGACGGCATACCCGTCGAGAGTTCCCTGCGCGCCGTCAGCGAAGAGCTGTTGGCGTACTTGCTGAGCGAACGCACGTTGCAATCGGCCGTGGTGGACGGTGCCGACAACGACGACGAATGGGAAGCGGAGGCCTTCGCCGGGCAGTTGCTGCAGCGATTGCGTCGTGCGAACACCCGAGGCGCAGCTCGATCGATCGTCTCTTTCGACCAGGCGTTGGGCTGA
- a CDS encoding GGDEF domain-containing protein yields MKAVSTPHASVPVVAQRREARKVLAAVLLLLIVSALTGIGTTLDSFSVPDVEQSWTTVSGLFASIVFSIVGTVATRPVHIGRVQLDSTVVWAAFAGLFGIAFQVHTALRMSAVASILVLAVYIRTMHRASIARVQCSVLALAVAGSLALGEAASSPSEVIVALFCVVAFTEVLGSAGASLRSAALRDPLTGVFNRTGAEHGFARLTAQLRRSTDRVAIIAFDIDNFKDLNDNYGHAAGDRALAELALSWSSRAPSRSILGRVGGDEFVLITPISNHAEARQLAETMVASQSVSASYGLAVSTPKDKPFETLLADADADLYRYKRRPNGEVGSPRNSAGPHRLPCSGPSVHFGPQL; encoded by the coding sequence GTGAAAGCCGTATCGACACCCCACGCCTCGGTGCCCGTCGTCGCTCAGCGAAGAGAGGCGCGAAAAGTGCTGGCGGCAGTCCTGCTACTGCTGATCGTATCGGCTCTCACCGGAATAGGAACGACGCTCGACTCGTTCTCGGTACCCGACGTCGAGCAGTCGTGGACGACGGTGAGCGGACTGTTCGCGTCCATCGTCTTCTCGATCGTGGGTACGGTCGCGACCAGACCTGTGCACATCGGACGCGTGCAGCTCGACTCGACCGTCGTGTGGGCTGCGTTTGCAGGCCTGTTCGGCATCGCCTTCCAGGTGCACACGGCTCTCCGCATGAGCGCAGTTGCCTCGATACTCGTTCTCGCCGTGTACATCCGAACTATGCACCGAGCCTCGATCGCACGGGTTCAGTGTTCGGTACTGGCACTGGCCGTGGCCGGTTCGCTTGCCCTCGGTGAAGCCGCGAGTTCGCCGAGCGAGGTCATCGTCGCCCTCTTCTGCGTGGTCGCGTTCACCGAAGTACTGGGGTCGGCCGGAGCAAGTCTTCGCTCGGCGGCGTTGCGCGACCCACTGACGGGGGTGTTCAACCGCACGGGTGCCGAGCACGGGTTCGCCCGTCTCACAGCGCAACTGCGCCGAAGTACAGACCGCGTCGCGATCATTGCTTTCGACATCGACAACTTCAAGGATCTCAACGACAACTACGGGCATGCAGCCGGTGACCGGGCCCTTGCAGAGCTCGCTCTCTCGTGGTCCTCACGCGCGCCGTCGCGATCGATCCTCGGACGTGTGGGCGGCGACGAGTTCGTCCTCATCACCCCGATCTCGAACCACGCCGAGGCCAGGCAGTTGGCCGAAACCATGGTTGCCAGCCAATCGGTCTCTGCCTCTTACGGTTTGGCTGTCTCGACGCCCAAAGACAAACCGTTCGAGACTTTGCTGGCCGACGCCGATGCCGATCTGTATCGGTACAAGCGCCGACCGAACGGAGAGGTCGGGTCGCCGCGGAACTCGGCCGGACCCCACCGCCTCCCGTGCAGCGGGCCCAGTGTTCACTTCGGCCCGCAGTTGTGA
- a CDS encoding TetR/AcrR family transcriptional regulator, translated as MATERYHHGDLRKVLLDEAERSIAHGGVDALSLRQLARDVGVSHGAPARHFRDKQALLDALALHGFEELNRRMVAAATGPGELMARFRAVARAYLGFAVEHPELLDVMYSTKHHPDASEKLKSVAHESMTATEALLSEAIAAGVITEAPPEILARVAFASVHGLAMLATGDLLDGVPTEDLLDATVDTLLRGFT; from the coding sequence ATGGCAACGGAGCGCTACCACCACGGTGACCTGCGTAAAGTGTTGCTCGACGAGGCCGAACGGAGCATCGCGCACGGCGGAGTCGATGCGTTGTCCCTTCGGCAGCTGGCCAGAGATGTCGGCGTCAGTCACGGTGCCCCGGCGCGTCACTTCCGCGACAAGCAAGCGCTGTTGGATGCGCTGGCTCTGCACGGTTTCGAGGAACTGAACCGCCGGATGGTCGCAGCGGCAACGGGACCCGGTGAGCTGATGGCTCGGTTCCGTGCAGTCGCTCGCGCCTACCTCGGATTCGCCGTCGAACACCCGGAGTTGCTGGACGTCATGTACAGCACCAAGCATCATCCCGACGCCAGCGAGAAGCTGAAAAGCGTTGCGCACGAAAGTATGACCGCCACCGAGGCATTGCTCAGCGAAGCCATCGCTGCCGGTGTGATCACCGAGGCTCCACCCGAGATCCTCGCGCGCGTTGCCTTCGCGAGCGTGCACGGACTCGCGATGCTGGCCACCGGCGACCTGCTCGACGGCGTCCCGACCGAGGATCTGCTCGACGCGACCGTGGACACTCTGCTGCGCGGGTTCACCTGA
- a CDS encoding SDR family oxidoreductase, with translation MTSTALITGASSGLGEEFATRFAARGENVVLVARRTDRLNTLARRIETEHGVTATVVAMDLGVPGVGEALRTTLTDRGITPTTLVNNAGFGTHGRFTDEDPERVAAEIALNVSALVDLTHAFLPNLTGALINIASTAAYQPTPNMAVYGATKAFVLNFTEALAFEHRASSLKILALSPGPTRTEFFDVVGSKDAAVGNFQTSEQVVSTAMRALDSRRTPASIVSGLSNKISAGGVRLAPRSLAAKISGRLLKA, from the coding sequence ATGACTTCCACAGCGCTCATCACCGGAGCAAGTTCGGGCCTCGGCGAGGAATTCGCCACCCGCTTCGCCGCACGCGGCGAGAACGTCGTCCTCGTGGCACGACGCACCGATCGGCTGAACACCCTGGCGCGGCGCATCGAAACCGAGCACGGCGTCACGGCCACCGTCGTGGCAATGGATCTTGGCGTCCCCGGCGTCGGCGAAGCTCTACGAACCACGTTGACAGACAGGGGAATCACTCCCACCACCCTCGTCAACAATGCAGGCTTCGGAACGCACGGAAGGTTCACCGACGAGGATCCCGAGCGCGTCGCCGCCGAGATCGCGCTGAACGTGAGCGCGCTGGTCGACCTGACGCACGCATTTCTGCCGAACCTCACCGGCGCGCTGATCAACATCGCAAGCACCGCTGCGTACCAACCCACCCCCAACATGGCCGTCTACGGTGCAACGAAGGCCTTCGTCCTCAACTTCACCGAAGCGTTGGCCTTCGAGCACCGCGCGTCGTCGCTGAAGATTCTCGCGCTCTCCCCCGGCCCCACGCGCACCGAGTTCTTCGACGTCGTGGGGTCGAAAGACGCCGCGGTTGGCAACTTCCAGACCTCCGAGCAGGTGGTCTCGACGGCTATGCGCGCGTTGGATTCTCGCCGCACCCCCGCCAGCATCGTCTCCGGTTTGTCCAACAAGATCAGCGCCGGCGGTGTGCGTTTGGCCCCACGATCGTTGGCCGCGAAGATCAGTGGTCGCCTGCTGAAAGCCTGA
- a CDS encoding CoA-binding protein, which yields MSERTWQGPTAPQRQRILRETKTVAIVGASKNPSRASCFVNRYLSSTSNYEIFLVNPTVTDIEGTPVYPTLADLPKPPDLVDVFRKNDDLPDVLSEAIAAQAKTIWLQLGLWHEQVARDGEAAGLNVVMDRCLKIEHARFHGGLHLAGFDTGVIDSRRTRG from the coding sequence ATGAGCGAACGCACCTGGCAGGGCCCGACCGCGCCGCAGCGGCAACGCATCCTGCGTGAGACGAAGACCGTCGCGATCGTCGGAGCGTCGAAGAACCCCTCGCGAGCAAGCTGTTTCGTCAATCGGTATCTGTCCTCGACGAGCAACTACGAGATATTCCTCGTCAATCCGACGGTCACCGACATCGAGGGCACACCCGTGTACCCGACGCTCGCCGATCTACCGAAGCCACCGGATCTGGTCGACGTGTTCCGCAAGAACGACGACTTGCCCGACGTTCTCTCCGAAGCGATTGCAGCGCAGGCGAAGACGATCTGGCTACAGCTCGGATTGTGGCACGAGCAGGTGGCACGCGACGGGGAGGCCGCGGGGTTGAACGTCGTCATGGATCGGTGCCTGAAGATCGAACACGCCCGATTCCACGGAGGACTGCATCTGGCCGGATTCGACACGGGAGTGATCGATTCGCGTCGTACCCGCGGTTGA